The Funiculus sociatus GB2-C1 DNA window GCCGCTGGTGATATCGTTCCTGCCAAAAAACCAGCACCAGATGTCTATCAGTATGTCCTACAGATGATGGATTTAGAGGCCCAAGATTGCCTTGCGATTGAAGACTCGTACCAAGGTTTAGAAGCTGCCTGTCAACTAGGTTTGAAAACAGTTGTTACGGTTAACGAATACACGCAAAATCAAGATTTTTCCGGTGCCATACTGGTATTAAATCACCTGGGAGAACCTCTTCAACCCTTTAGTGTTCTTGCTGGTGATGCTGGAGATGCAAGTTATGTCGATATAGCATTGGTGCAGCGTCTCCATGCTCTCTAACGTTTGAGAAAAACGATCGTTCCCCCTAGAGCTAATAAGATAAACACAAGCCATTTTTGCTTCTGGAACGGACTACGTGGTCAGTGATAAATCTTAACTTTCCTTGCATCTTTCTCAAAACTTTGAGATATTGAATTGAAAAAATTAATTCAGATAGAAACTTATGGCAACTGAGCAAGAGCTTCAATCTCTTTTTAATACCTTGGATAGAGATCAAGATGGCAAAGTATCGAGTAATGAGCTTTTTTTAAGTCCTGGGTTAAATGCAGTCATTTCAGCAGAAACAGGTACTAGCCCCGCGGAACTGCTAGCGATGTATCGAGATGAAGAGGGTAATATTACCTTTGAAGACTTGAAACAAGCTGTTAAGAAAGCAGGGAATTTAGAATAAGCGCGATCGCCCAACCAGCAGCGATTGAAATAGCGACACTCATTCAAGTGGATGACTGTCGCTTCCGGTAAGGGTTTCAACCATTATCGATTTTTCAGCTTATCCGAG harbors:
- a CDS encoding EF-hand domain-containing protein, whose translation is MATEQELQSLFNTLDRDQDGKVSSNELFLSPGLNAVISAETGTSPAELLAMYRDEEGNITFEDLKQAVKKAGNLE